A genome region from Paenibacillus pabuli includes the following:
- a CDS encoding transglutaminase domain-containing protein — protein MLQSWLDSLKEFNGITIMLLLIVAASLLQGWSRGASRSAGRLFGFLMDGIMAVIGILLSIGLTLWLAPYVQQWLSAHASAMPNRDLNRWEQMYYTLVTAIADFPLMRFAVLFVLSYGFIRLILGLFSSLFFRRRYHSAEQESSPKGIISRFMGAVIGAFIGSARGMIVIAVLFMIVSLYPGSMFSRYVEASPIYMQGAKSVIEPLSGNLIKDKLPVFTQAVQKELGGILQRKYEVIDHNIPADIESAASEIVKGHTTDEAKARALYDWVGSRIQYDYGKVDDYEQKGIWHEQTPQNTFDTRKGVCIDYARLYAVMARSQGLDVKVVTGLGYNGQGGYGPHAWNEIYLSDSQSWIPLDPTWAVSGDWFNPPNFADTHLKDQTA, from the coding sequence GTGTTGCAGAGTTGGCTGGACAGCCTGAAGGAGTTCAATGGCATCACGATTATGCTGTTATTGATTGTGGCAGCTTCATTGCTTCAGGGTTGGTCCAGAGGGGCTTCGCGTTCTGCAGGAAGACTTTTTGGCTTCCTGATGGATGGCATTATGGCGGTCATTGGCATTTTGCTGTCCATCGGTTTGACCCTTTGGCTGGCGCCGTATGTGCAGCAGTGGTTATCTGCACATGCTTCAGCCATGCCGAATCGGGATCTGAACCGATGGGAGCAGATGTATTATACGTTGGTTACGGCGATTGCCGATTTTCCATTGATGCGGTTTGCCGTGTTGTTTGTGCTTAGCTATGGATTTATTCGTCTGATTCTTGGCTTGTTCTCTTCCCTTTTCTTCAGAAGGAGATATCACTCGGCAGAACAAGAGAGCAGTCCCAAAGGCATTATTAGCCGTTTTATGGGTGCAGTAATAGGTGCATTCATTGGTTCGGCCCGCGGGATGATTGTCATTGCCGTTCTTTTCATGATTGTCAGCCTGTATCCCGGAAGCATGTTCAGCCGGTATGTAGAGGCTTCGCCGATCTATATGCAGGGAGCAAAGTCCGTCATTGAACCGTTATCCGGCAATTTGATCAAGGACAAGCTGCCTGTATTTACACAGGCAGTGCAAAAGGAACTGGGCGGAATTTTGCAGCGGAAGTATGAGGTCATTGACCACAATATTCCGGCAGATATTGAATCTGCCGCTAGCGAGATTGTAAAAGGTCATACGACGGATGAAGCAAAAGCGCGCGCCTTGTATGATTGGGTTGGTTCCCGCATTCAATATGATTACGGGAAAGTGGATGATTATGAGCAAAAGGGCATATGGCATGAACAGACGCCGCAGAACACGTTTGATACCCGTAAAGGCGTATGCATTGATTACGCTCGTCTGTATGCGGTCATGGCTCGTTCACAAGGGCTGGATGTTAAGGTCGTTACAGGTCTTGGGTACAACGGTCAGGGCGGATATGGTCCACATGCATGGAATGAAATTTATTTGAGTGATTCCCAGAGCTGGATTCCGCTTGATCCGACATGGGCGGTGAGCGGTGACTGGTTCAATCCTCCGAATTTTGCCGATACCCATCTGAAAGATCAGACAGCATAA
- a CDS encoding peptidoglycan D,D-transpeptidase FtsI family protein — MNNHSKEKDELTDKRRFSYRMNVFFFASFVIFSVIIVRLAFLQFVEGPELSQEEASNITKDVPLAPVRGTIYDSTGEVKLAYSKPIQSLYLTLYKNYGDVNGQPSPNFPEAQDIATRLHDVFEQYKTKESESLTVDQIIEAMDLNSRKANGFMPRLIKSDLSEEEVAYFLQHKDEFTGIQIVEESVRYYDPDTVAVQTIGYLKKFKSSKTLDKYKEVDEANKTQTDPGLVYTENEFVGFDGLELQYQDILRGKSGYNSVDVDLRNLPEGVAGSTPPEKGYDLITNINKNVQVKTEQAILDQLSWLHTHPVSGRLHPNAKTGFAVAMEVDTGKIVASASMPDYDTNVWKTGGISTEDYDRIKYIYQNGTIRGFPPDDSGKRAESVVLLGSTIKPLSVLIGLKEGFFTTNTVYPDRGSTTFGGDNRRVQNSSGHVYGPLTPHDAIRHSSNVFMIDEIGKKLYSTYGAKGVDVWDEYMEQFGLGVPTEVDLPNERPGLKEYRESSESSLTKLVYASFGQQGKYTTMQLAQYTTMLANKGKRMQPQLVDEIRDSEGNVVEKVKPKVLSTVDFNDAYWNEVQRGMATEVTAFSGFPYDFARKTGTSTQLVGGKLVDNGVFIAYAPRENPKLAVAVVIPEGGFGSNSAAPVARAIFDAYDEEFGLDGVPKKDKTEETDETATQ; from the coding sequence ATGAACAATCATTCAAAAGAGAAGGATGAACTTACGGACAAAAGGCGTTTCAGTTACCGGATGAACGTATTTTTCTTCGCTTCCTTTGTTATTTTTAGCGTTATTATCGTACGACTGGCGTTTCTGCAATTCGTGGAAGGGCCTGAGCTCAGTCAGGAAGAAGCCAGTAACATTACCAAAGACGTACCGCTCGCTCCGGTGAGAGGAACCATCTATGATTCAACCGGTGAGGTGAAGCTGGCGTATTCCAAGCCGATTCAGTCCCTATACCTGACGCTTTATAAAAACTATGGGGATGTGAACGGACAACCAAGTCCAAACTTCCCGGAAGCTCAGGATATTGCAACAAGGCTGCATGATGTGTTTGAACAGTACAAAACCAAGGAATCGGAGTCCCTTACCGTTGATCAGATTATTGAAGCGATGGACCTGAATTCCCGCAAGGCGAATGGTTTTATGCCTCGACTTATCAAGAGTGATCTGTCTGAGGAAGAAGTGGCATACTTCCTTCAGCATAAGGATGAATTCACAGGAATTCAGATTGTGGAAGAAAGTGTGCGTTACTATGATCCGGACACCGTGGCTGTTCAGACGATCGGATATTTGAAAAAATTCAAAAGCTCCAAAACACTGGATAAATATAAAGAGGTTGATGAAGCGAACAAAACGCAAACGGATCCTGGACTGGTGTATACGGAAAACGAGTTTGTCGGATTTGACGGACTTGAACTGCAATACCAGGACATTCTGCGCGGAAAAAGCGGTTATAACTCCGTCGACGTGGATTTACGGAATTTGCCTGAGGGCGTCGCAGGATCTACTCCACCTGAGAAGGGCTATGACCTGATTACAAACATTAACAAAAACGTGCAGGTGAAGACCGAGCAGGCGATCCTGGATCAACTGAGCTGGCTGCATACGCATCCGGTTTCCGGCAGACTGCACCCCAATGCCAAGACAGGTTTTGCGGTAGCGATGGAAGTGGACACAGGAAAAATTGTTGCATCAGCCAGTATGCCAGATTATGACACCAATGTTTGGAAAACGGGTGGGATAAGCACCGAAGATTACGATAGAATCAAATATATTTACCAGAATGGTACGATTCGTGGTTTCCCGCCAGATGACTCCGGTAAACGGGCAGAATCAGTTGTATTGCTTGGTTCCACCATCAAACCTCTGAGTGTATTGATCGGTCTAAAGGAAGGTTTCTTCACTACTAATACCGTATATCCAGACAGGGGTTCTACAACTTTCGGTGGGGATAACCGCAGAGTACAGAACTCTTCCGGTCACGTATACGGTCCGTTGACTCCACATGATGCGATTCGTCATTCCTCAAACGTGTTTATGATTGATGAAATCGGTAAGAAGTTATACTCGACGTATGGTGCAAAGGGCGTTGATGTATGGGATGAATACATGGAGCAATTCGGCCTTGGTGTACCTACAGAGGTAGATTTGCCTAATGAGCGGCCTGGTCTCAAAGAATACAGGGAAAGCTCCGAGAGTTCCTTGACCAAGTTGGTATATGCTTCCTTTGGTCAGCAAGGGAAATATACAACCATGCAGTTAGCACAGTACACCACAATGCTGGCCAACAAGGGTAAACGGATGCAACCGCAACTGGTGGATGAGATCCGAGATTCCGAGGGTAATGTTGTTGAGAAAGTGAAACCAAAAGTGCTAAGTACGGTCGATTTCAATGACGCTTATTGGAATGAGGTACAACGAGGCATGGCTACGGAGGTTACGGCATTTAGCGGCTTCCCTTATGATTTTGCCAGAAAAACAGGAACATCGACGCAGCTAGTCGGCGGAAAATTGGTCGACAACGGGGTATTTATCGCTTATGCGCCGCGGGAAAATCCAAAGCTGGCTGTAGCCGTGGTCATCCCTGAAGGGGGATTCGGTTCCAACAGTGCGGCTCCGGTTGCACGTGCGATCTTCGATGCGTATGACGAGGAGTTCGGTCTGGACGGTGTACCGAAGAAAGATAAAACCGAAGAAACAGATGAGACAGCAACGCAGTAA
- a CDS encoding peptidoglycan D,D-transpeptidase FtsI family protein produces the protein MFNRWRSKKASDEDAAVNKPSAARINLFFFAAFVIFSILIFRLAFVQFVEGPELTYMETSRNTKDIPLAPVRGPIYDATGEVALAYSEPVQSLYVLLYEDYSNGSRQEEAQKLADDLAAVFKEFNPGDKEQPDAEEIMKRLDLDYQKTHGYTPRLVKSDLNTKEIAYFMEKKADYPGAMVLEENIRKYDPDRVAVQVIGYTREFKGQQNNLDKYKEISKSLATERDPGLRYTQQEMVGVGGLEFQYQEELRGRSGYQSIDINARNLPEGTMVQTPPEKGYSLVSTINKEIQLAAQQAITDELRKLPKAITGYAVAMEVDTGNVVAMASMPDYDPNDWDYDKIKYVYRNGTIASFPPNDSKPRHAESVVLLGSVIKPLSVLIGLKEGLFTAGQTYYDQGYAILGKDGRQVRNSHSAFNGHITARRAIEKSSNAFMIDMVGKRLLNKYGSDKGIDKWDEYMKDFGLGVSTGVDLPGEYLGTLEYKDKDESALTRLAFASFGQQAKYTTLQLAQYTTMLANKGKRMEPHLVKEIRDAEGNVVKKIKPKVLNEVDFADAYWNEVHRGMVTKVSSFDGFPYDYARKTGTSEQGTGPNKKENGVFIAFAPRENPKLAIAVVVPEGGFGSVSASPIARKIFDAYDEVYGLDGTPKGKKDQEKDKE, from the coding sequence ATGTTTAACCGATGGAGGAGCAAGAAAGCATCCGATGAGGATGCAGCTGTCAACAAACCGTCTGCGGCAAGAATAAACCTGTTTTTTTTCGCTGCATTTGTCATCTTCAGTATTCTTATTTTCCGATTAGCTTTTGTGCAGTTTGTCGAGGGACCTGAATTGACGTACATGGAAACGTCCCGTAATACAAAAGACATTCCTCTTGCACCTGTGCGTGGACCGATCTATGATGCCACGGGGGAAGTGGCGTTAGCGTACTCCGAGCCTGTGCAGTCTCTGTATGTATTGTTGTATGAAGACTACAGTAATGGTTCCCGGCAGGAAGAAGCTCAGAAACTGGCAGATGATCTGGCTGCGGTGTTCAAGGAGTTTAACCCTGGTGACAAGGAACAGCCGGACGCTGAGGAAATTATGAAGCGACTTGATCTGGATTACCAAAAGACACACGGGTACACACCAAGGTTGGTTAAATCCGATCTGAATACGAAAGAAATCGCTTATTTTATGGAGAAAAAGGCTGACTATCCAGGGGCTATGGTACTGGAAGAGAATATAAGAAAATACGATCCTGACAGGGTTGCTGTTCAGGTGATTGGCTACACAAGAGAGTTCAAGGGTCAACAGAATAATCTGGATAAGTATAAAGAAATAAGTAAATCACTGGCAACGGAACGGGATCCAGGTCTCCGCTATACTCAGCAGGAAATGGTTGGAGTAGGTGGACTGGAATTTCAATATCAAGAGGAGCTCCGTGGACGTAGTGGCTACCAATCCATTGATATTAATGCAAGAAATTTGCCGGAAGGGACCATGGTGCAGACACCGCCCGAAAAAGGGTACAGCTTGGTATCAACGATTAATAAGGAAATCCAGCTGGCAGCTCAGCAAGCGATTACAGATGAACTGCGCAAGCTGCCCAAAGCGATCACCGGGTATGCAGTTGCCATGGAAGTGGATACCGGGAATGTTGTTGCCATGGCCAGCATGCCGGACTATGATCCGAATGATTGGGATTATGACAAGATCAAATACGTGTACCGTAATGGGACGATTGCTTCCTTCCCGCCGAATGATTCCAAGCCCAGACATGCCGAATCCGTGGTCCTGCTTGGTTCTGTCATCAAGCCTCTTAGTGTACTTATCGGTCTGAAAGAGGGCTTATTTACAGCAGGCCAGACCTATTACGATCAGGGATATGCCATTCTGGGGAAAGACGGACGACAGGTGAGAAACTCCCACTCAGCCTTTAATGGTCATATCACTGCAAGACGCGCCATTGAGAAGTCTTCCAATGCATTTATGATTGATATGGTAGGCAAACGTTTGCTGAATAAATATGGCTCAGACAAAGGGATTGATAAGTGGGACGAATACATGAAAGATTTCGGCTTGGGGGTCTCTACAGGCGTGGATCTGCCAGGAGAGTACCTGGGCACACTGGAATATAAAGATAAAGATGAATCTGCCTTGACACGTCTGGCGTTTGCCTCGTTTGGTCAACAAGCGAAGTACACGACACTTCAGCTCGCACAATATACCACGATGCTTGCCAATAAGGGCAAACGGATGGAGCCTCATTTGGTGAAAGAAATCCGTGACGCAGAAGGCAATGTCGTTAAAAAAATTAAACCTAAAGTTTTAAACGAAGTGGATTTTGCGGATGCATACTGGAATGAAGTACATCGCGGCATGGTCACAAAAGTAAGCTCGTTTGACGGATTCCCTTACGACTATGCCCGTAAAACAGGTACGTCCGAGCAGGGAACCGGACCGAATAAAAAGGAGAACGGTGTGTTTATCGCATTTGCACCGCGTGAGAATCCAAAACTGGCCATCGCGGTTGTTGTACCGGAAGGCGGATTCGGGTCTGTCAGTGCGTCCCCGATTGCACGCAAAATCTTCGATGCATACGATGAGGTGTACGGTCTGGACGGGACACCAAAAGGGAAAAAGGATCAGGAGAAGGACAAAGAGTAA
- a CDS encoding metal ABC transporter solute-binding protein, Zn/Mn family yields MVKMRSIQRGFMTLTAMVLVVVLTACSSSADTGSTEGKMQVTATTGMIADVAREIGGEYVDVTGLMGPGVDPHLYKASQGDIRKLEQAEVILYNGLHLEGKMTDILEKMSKSKTVTAVTDGIPVDELHSGQETGGTEYDPHVWFDVSHWMHAAEAVRDTLVEADPDHAEAYKTQAEAYLAKLEELDNEVREKIQEIPEASRVLVTAHDAFGYFGEAYGMKVMGLQGISTAAEYGAKDVSELRDYLVDNNIKAVFVESSVPAKAMEAIIAGAAEKGHTVSIGGELFSDAMGAEGTEEGTYIGMIRHNTETIVEALK; encoded by the coding sequence ATGGTGAAAATGAGGAGTATTCAAAGAGGGTTCATGACGCTCACGGCCATGGTTTTGGTTGTTGTATTGACAGCTTGCTCCAGTTCGGCAGACACGGGAAGCACTGAAGGGAAGATGCAGGTCACGGCAACCACAGGCATGATTGCAGATGTAGCACGTGAGATCGGAGGGGAATATGTTGACGTTACCGGGCTAATGGGTCCAGGCGTTGACCCCCACTTGTACAAGGCATCGCAAGGAGATATCCGCAAACTGGAGCAAGCCGAAGTCATTTTATATAACGGGCTGCATCTGGAAGGCAAAATGACTGACATTTTGGAGAAGATGTCCAAGAGCAAAACGGTAACCGCCGTAACAGACGGCATTCCAGTAGACGAATTGCATTCGGGTCAGGAAACAGGCGGTACGGAATATGATCCACACGTCTGGTTTGATGTAAGTCACTGGATGCATGCGGCCGAAGCCGTGCGCGATACGCTTGTGGAGGCGGATCCGGATCATGCTGAGGCCTACAAAACCCAGGCAGAAGCATATTTGGCGAAACTTGAGGAACTAGACAATGAAGTGAGGGAGAAGATCCAGGAGATCCCTGAAGCGAGCCGGGTACTAGTTACAGCCCATGATGCTTTTGGATATTTTGGAGAAGCCTACGGCATGAAAGTGATGGGACTTCAAGGAATCAGTACAGCAGCCGAGTATGGAGCGAAGGATGTTAGTGAGCTGCGGGATTATCTCGTGGATAACAATATTAAGGCGGTATTTGTGGAATCCAGTGTGCCGGCTAAAGCGATGGAAGCGATTATTGCCGGAGCTGCCGAGAAAGGACATACGGTCAGCATTGGCGGCGAACTGTTCTCGGATGCCATGGGTGCTGAAGGAACAGAAGAAGGTACTTACATTGGCATGATCCGCCACAATACCGAGACGATTGTTGAAGCACTGAAATAA
- a CDS encoding metal ABC transporter ATP-binding protein, translated as MQGAQPITAPLSVRDLAVAYHKKPVLSGVSFDIPEGQLIGILGPNGAGKSTLIKAVLGLVPKMHGEVRIFGQSYREQRRRIGYVPQRESVDWDFPTHALDVVMMGRYGHLGWFRRPGKKERDLAAHCLEQVGMGDYMYRQISQLSGGQQQRVFLARALVQDADLYFMDEPFAGVDATTEKAIISLLEQLKKQGKTVLVVHHDLATVEEYFDYVLLLNGRLVAGGPTSEVFVPDTLQETYGGRIAMIGSRTEKGQV; from the coding sequence ATGCAGGGAGCGCAGCCTATAACAGCTCCTCTTAGTGTCCGGGATCTGGCTGTGGCCTATCATAAAAAGCCAGTTCTCAGCGGGGTCTCCTTTGATATACCGGAAGGCCAGCTGATTGGCATTCTCGGTCCGAACGGGGCCGGGAAGTCTACCCTGATCAAGGCTGTACTCGGACTGGTACCGAAAATGCACGGTGAGGTGCGGATTTTTGGTCAGTCCTATCGTGAGCAGCGGCGCCGGATCGGCTACGTTCCCCAGCGGGAATCAGTCGATTGGGATTTTCCAACCCATGCGCTGGATGTGGTGATGATGGGCAGGTACGGTCATCTGGGCTGGTTCCGTCGTCCAGGCAAGAAAGAACGGGATCTGGCTGCACATTGCCTCGAACAAGTGGGAATGGGCGACTATATGTACCGTCAGATCAGCCAGCTGTCCGGCGGACAGCAGCAGCGAGTCTTTCTGGCCCGTGCACTGGTTCAGGATGCGGACCTGTATTTCATGGATGAGCCGTTTGCAGGGGTGGATGCCACAACGGAAAAGGCCATCATTTCCCTTTTGGAACAGCTGAAAAAGCAAGGGAAGACGGTACTCGTTGTTCATCACGATCTGGCAACGGTGGAGGAATATTTCGACTATGTGCTGCTGCTCAACGGGCGACTGGTTGCCGGCGGGCCGACAAGCGAAGTGTTTGTACCGGATACGCTGCAGGAAACCTACGGAGGCCGGATTGCGATGATCGGAAGCCGGACGGAGAAGGGCCAGGTGTAA
- a CDS encoding metal ABC transporter permease, with product MGNWILSILSDPNTRWILLGCLLLGFSSGIIGSFTFLRRQSLMGDTLAHAALPGICIAFMLTETKSVGLFLFGALVAGIIATFGISWITRYSRIKQDAAMGIVLTVFFGIGVVMLTRIQHGASGSQSGLDKYLFGQAASMVMTDVYVMGGVCLVLLIACLVWFKEFKLVSFDPGFARGMGLPVAMLEQLILLLTVIAVVAGIQAVGVVLVAALLVTPAAAARCWTDSLALMVVLAGIFGALSGATGTIFSTFVPNLPTGPVTVLAATILFAGSALLAPRRGLLARRLRSMQAKSAYLREERATLQTLSAQGTQQERGEL from the coding sequence ATGGGGAACTGGATCCTTTCCATTCTGTCTGACCCCAACACACGCTGGATTTTGCTTGGCTGTTTGTTGCTCGGGTTCAGTAGTGGCATTATTGGCTCATTTACTTTTTTGCGCCGCCAAAGTTTGATGGGCGATACACTGGCACATGCGGCATTGCCAGGGATCTGTATTGCTTTTATGTTGACGGAAACCAAGTCCGTAGGTCTCTTTCTGTTTGGTGCACTCGTTGCAGGAATCATTGCTACCTTCGGGATATCATGGATCACCCGGTATTCACGAATTAAGCAGGATGCAGCGATGGGGATTGTGCTGACGGTATTCTTTGGCATCGGTGTAGTCATGCTGACCCGCATCCAGCACGGGGCCAGCGGAAGCCAAAGCGGGCTTGATAAATATTTGTTTGGTCAGGCAGCCTCCATGGTGATGACGGATGTATACGTCATGGGCGGTGTCTGTCTCGTTTTACTCATTGCCTGTCTAGTATGGTTCAAGGAATTTAAGCTCGTAAGCTTTGACCCTGGATTTGCCCGGGGCATGGGGTTGCCTGTAGCGATGCTGGAACAGCTGATCTTGCTGCTGACAGTCATCGCGGTTGTAGCGGGAATTCAGGCAGTCGGAGTCGTTCTCGTCGCTGCCTTGCTCGTAACACCCGCGGCAGCAGCGCGCTGCTGGACCGATTCACTTGCACTTATGGTGGTGCTTGCAGGCATATTCGGTGCTCTGAGTGGTGCCACAGGCACCATTTTCAGTACGTTCGTTCCTAATCTGCCAACAGGACCTGTGACAGTTCTTGCAGCTACGATATTATTTGCCGGTTCGGCGCTGCTTGCACCGCGTCGGGGATTACTGGCTCGCCGTTTGCGAAGCATGCAGGCCAAATCGGCTTATCTTCGAGAAGAGCGTGCTACGCTGCAGACACTTTCCGCCCAAGGAACACAGCAGGAACGGGGGGAGTTGTAA
- a CDS encoding metal ABC transporter permease: MATFWIILTAVLVSSACAILGCFLILRRMALVGDAISHAVLPGIAIAFLWSGSRDSLWMLLGATIFGLLTVFFIQSLQAGGLSSDASIGIVFTALFAVGVILISLNAQHIDLDLDCVLFGEIAYVQWDTLTLGGTDVGPRAVWMLGITLLVILVVIGLFYKQFKLCAFDPALAAACGIPVVLFHYLLMGLVSMTSVASFESVGSILVVGMLIVPAATAYLLTDRLGRMILYSVLVGAASSVGGYMMAYAMDASIAGCMVAVAGILFVLALLLSPKHGIILRYARRKFATR, translated from the coding sequence ATGGCTACATTTTGGATCATATTAACGGCGGTACTGGTTTCGTCTGCATGTGCTATTCTCGGCTGTTTCCTTATCCTGCGGCGAATGGCGCTGGTTGGGGATGCCATCAGCCATGCCGTGCTTCCCGGGATTGCCATTGCTTTTCTGTGGAGCGGTTCCAGGGATTCCTTATGGATGCTGCTCGGGGCCACAATTTTCGGCCTGTTAACGGTGTTCTTCATTCAAAGCCTGCAGGCCGGAGGGCTGTCTTCCGATGCATCCATTGGCATTGTATTCACGGCACTCTTTGCCGTTGGTGTCATTCTGATCAGTCTCAATGCCCAGCATATTGATCTGGATCTGGACTGTGTGCTTTTTGGTGAGATCGCCTACGTACAGTGGGATACATTAACTCTTGGGGGCACCGATGTCGGGCCAAGGGCGGTTTGGATGCTGGGTATTACGCTGCTGGTCATCCTGGTTGTCATCGGACTGTTCTATAAACAGTTCAAACTGTGTGCCTTCGATCCGGCGCTGGCAGCTGCCTGCGGTATTCCGGTCGTATTGTTTCACTACCTGCTCATGGGGCTTGTTTCCATGACGTCCGTGGCTTCATTTGAAAGTGTGGGGTCCATACTCGTGGTGGGCATGTTGATTGTTCCAGCGGCGACAGCTTATCTGCTCACGGATCGTCTCGGTAGAATGATTCTGTACAGCGTACTGGTAGGTGCTGCTTCCTCGGTTGGAGGCTACATGATGGCTTATGCAATGGATGCTTCCATAGCAGGCTGCATGGTGGCGGTAGCTGGAATCCTATTTGTTTTGGCACTCTTGCTGTCTCCGAAGCATGGTATAATACTCCGCTACGCTCGTCGTAAATTCGCCACACGTTAA